AGCGATACCAACCATACCTTTTTTAGCTGCCATCATAGCATAATAAGCTGCCATTCCCATATGATTGGTGTGACTAATGCCCACAAACCCTATACCAGTCTCTTTTTGGTCTGCCTTCTTGATAGCCTCTTTCATACCATAATATGCTACAATTTGACCAAAATTATTTTCACCATCAATTAAGCTTACACAGAGATTCTTGCTAATAATATTTATATCTTTCTGATAACTAATTAAACCTATCCTACTTCTCTCAATATAAACGGGCAATCTCAAGACACCATGTGAATCTACGCCTCTGAGATTTGCCTGAACTAACGTGTCACTTAAAATTCCAGCGTGTTCTTCAGAAAGGCCAATTTTCAAAAAACAGGCCAGACAGAAATCATACAGATTTGACCCTGATACTTTAATAGCCATTTCTTTATTATCAGTCATTCTTTGCCTCTTATCTATATTTACTTATAGTTATAAACTAAAAAGAATTGAAAGATTGAAAATATCAAAATATACTTTATTAAGTTATTCTAAAGCGTAAATACTAATACCACCATTTAAAGGACCTTTTAAGACCTTTTCGATCTCTTCTTTAGGTCTTTCCGACATTAGTTGGGCATCAGGTAGTTTTCCAGGTGGGAAAGCTTCCAGAATATCATCATGTAACTTAACCAGATAATCCAGTATAGTTTCAATAGCTTTTCGTGCTTTTTCGGGATCGGCTAATGTTGCTGAACCAACTACTCCTTCCGGAGTACCCCTTATTTCCATAGCACTAAATCCTACCTGACATTGTCCAGGCAATGGTCTTTGATAAATATCTCCGCCTTTATCCACATGATCCCCTTTAATCAAGCTAAGTGGTTTAGTATCCACAGCATTTTCTATATGATTAAATTCAGGAAATAGTGCCATAGCCAGAGATGTTTCTACTTCGCAGGCATGCCTGAAAGGAGTATCAAAGGGGCCACCATGTTCTTTATCTTTTAGAAATTGAGCAGCAGCAAAAGGCCAGTTTACATTAGCTATAACTGCCGGTACTTTATACTTTTTTTCAAACATATGTATGGCGTTAGGAATAACATATTCTTGGGCATGTCCATTTAATAGAATCTGTTTGCGAAAACCAGCGTTCCATAATCCAGCAATAACAGCTATTAAATAATCAATAAAAACATATTCTGGAATAATTACTGTTCCTGGCATTCCTACATGTTGGTAGGGATGTGAACCATACCAGACAGGCTGGGCTATGGTACAACCTGTTTTGGTTGCTACTTGCTCTGCCATTCTGGTTACCAGATAGGTATCTTCTCCAAATGGAGAATGTGCTGCATGGCATTCAGTACTACCTACCGGAATAATTATAATATCATTTTTGGAAAGTCTTTCTTTCAATGCTTTTGTATTCATGGTCTGGAAATACATACCGTTATCTTTTTCCATACATCCTTCTTGAGGAAAACTCCACTTTTCCATAACCTTAATCACTTCCTTCCTTAGTCACTGTTTTTACTTTAATCTTCATTAAATTGATGTTTGTGTTAAGAGACAGAGAGGGCTATAATGTTATTTTTTTATTAACATTAGCCCTCTATTAATAACATTATTTATCTTTTAGATGTAGATGTGCCGGTAAGGGTGGAGAATATACCCATACTATCTTAAATGGGATATTCCCAATATTTTCAATCCGATGCT
The window above is part of the Atribacterota bacterium genome. Proteins encoded here:
- the iolN gene encoding 3-dehydro-scyllo-inosose hydrolase, which translates into the protein MEKWSFPQEGCMEKDNGMYFQTMNTKALKERLSKNDIIIIPVGSTECHAAHSPFGEDTYLVTRMAEQVATKTGCTIAQPVWYGSHPYQHVGMPGTVIIPEYVFIDYLIAVIAGLWNAGFRKQILLNGHAQEYVIPNAIHMFEKKYKVPAVIANVNWPFAAAQFLKDKEHGGPFDTPFRHACEVETSLAMALFPEFNHIENAVDTKPLSLIKGDHVDKGGDIYQRPLPGQCQVGFSAMEIRGTPEGVVGSATLADPEKARKAIETILDYLVKLHDDILEAFPPGKLPDAQLMSERPKEEIEKVLKGPLNGGISIYALE